In Methanomicrobium antiquum, one DNA window encodes the following:
- a CDS encoding type II toxin-antitoxin system death-on-curing family toxin — protein MIKLSVSKITEIQEIIILNSSNLEDRGTEGLIRDIGTLEYLVNNANYIEDSFEKAAFILHGIASYHPFIQGNKRTALITAEMILHLSLEPAFIECEDEEINNFVRNIADAGCHVSPDDVFEWLRKNSKKIIM, from the coding sequence ATGATTAAACTTTCAGTCAGTAAGATAACAGAGATACAGGAAATTATTATTTTAAATAGCTCTAATCTTGAAGATAGAGGTACAGAAGGATTAATCAGGGATATTGGAACATTAGAGTATCTCGTTAATAATGCAAATTACATAGAAGACTCATTTGAAAAAGCAGCTTTTATACTTCACGGGATTGCTTCTTACCACCCCTTTATTCAGGGAAATAAAAGAACCGCATTGATTACAGCCGAAATGATACTTCATTTGAGCTTAGAACCTGCTTTTATTGAGTGTGAGGATGAGGAAATAAATAATTTTGTAAGAAATATTGCTGATGCCGGTTGCCATGTATCTCCTGATGATGTTTTTGAATGGCTCCGGAAAAACAGTAAAAAAATAATAATGTAA